In Perca fluviatilis chromosome 19, GENO_Pfluv_1.0, whole genome shotgun sequence, the genomic window CTCTAGTTGAGAAGTTAATATGATGCGGTCATACCAACCCAACGTTATTATGTGAGTAtcactttatttctttttttacctccTAGAGGAAATATACACTCTGGTCATTGCGGAGGTCTTTCCTGAAGATTCGGGGATGTTTACTTGCACAGCAAGCAACAAATATGGAACCGTGTCCAGCGCTGCTACACTGAGGGTCAAAGGTAACACTTCTGTTTCACTTTCATCATGTATTCTTGTAAAAGTACATGGAAAATATTGCTATCTATCTCTCTGATTCTCATCAGGCAatggcagcaacaacaaccacgtGAGGCCTTTCAGCAGTTTGACAGTGGAGCCCAATCGAATCCAAGAACCTTCATCAGCTCCCACTGTAAACCCCCAGCCAGGGGTTACTGTGACCAACAGCATCAAGCCCCACTCCAGCACCATACGCCTAGAGCCGCTCGTCTCTAGCACCTTACGCCTGGACCCTTTGAACACCAGCACCCTCCGTCTGGACCCCCATGGCTCCAGCATGTTGCGTCCAGACCCCCTCCGCACCAGTCTACCCAGTCTGGAACCCTCCAGCCTGAGCAGCAGCGGCTCCTGCCTCAACTCTCGCAGCACCAGCTCCCCGAACTTAGATCCTCTCTACCTCCACCAGAACCCTCCTGGATCCGGTGGAGCGCGTCCAGAACCAGTGAGCGGCGGACAGGTGCTCTCATACCTAAAACCCTTCACTTCTCAATGTGTGGTTGTGACTTCAGCTGAACAGGAAGTGTCCACACCTTCAGTGACGTCGCCCGACACAAGCCCAAAAGTTAAGGGGACCCCAAACCATCAGAATGGGAGCCTCATTGTGGTGCCTCTCCCTGATCCCCCTCCTAACTCCTGCCTAAAGACAGGCGCccagacaaaacacaaagtcCCACGCACCGGCTCCAGAGTCGGCCTGCGTGTGCACTTCAAACTGCCTGAGGATGAGGAGGATGTACAAAGTGACGCATCCAGTCAGTTTGACGAAGACACCAGCATGTCAGTCAACAAAGAACCACCACCAGTGCTGGCTAAACCTAAACTGTGAGTAGAGCAAATGCAAAAACCAGAACAAGCAGATGAGTCTCAGAAATGTCACAATTGCTAACAGTGTACACAGTGTAGGATGAGGAAAAGAGATTTTGTAGATGGGTTATCTAAACTGTGTTTGTCCGCAGTTTTTTCTGCATCAAAGTGAATTTGATGGGCTGTATTGAGAGGTGGGAGGTCCCTCCTTCTCTGGCTCAACTAGCAGCTGTAATCAGTTGCGATTCATAAGTGAATGCATGCAGTCTTTAAATGTGGACCTTCCGGCTTTCGAAAACAAAGGATGGCATTTTCTATTTGTAAGTGTACCTTTTAATgttgttaatggaatatttcaGACAATACTGTAAATGAAATCTTGCATGGTTTAATGAGCTGTTTACGACTGTTTTTGTACGTCTCAGgcttaaaacacaaataaatatgaCCATTTGTCCTGTATGTTTTTAATCAAACTGAATTTGCAGCAATTTGATGATGAATAAAAGAGAGCATCTTGTTTAGAATGAAAGCTGAAAGTGTCTAGAGCTTGGACAGTGTTTAgtttgtaggctacttgttggTAGCCCATAAAAGGGCAGAGTATTCTTCATGCTGACCTTGGCTCCTTCCTGCTGGGGTTTACAGCGTGGACTTGATTTATGAGAGCAGAGCACTGAGCCGCTCTCATTTTCACCATGTATAGTGTCATTTCTTTGGTTTGGCTTTAACTTCAGTTTTGATTTGATCAACAGGGACCCAGCCCAGCTCCAGCTTCTGCACAACCAGGTCCTCatggagcagcagcaggaccCTGAGCCTCagacccacacccacacccacaccgaCACCCAGCCCCAGCCCCAGCCCCAGCCCCAATTCCAGATCCAGATCCAGCCCAAGGTCCAAAGCTCCAATGAAGGTCCGCTGTGGTCACCCAGAATGCAACGTGAACCCCATCCGCCACCTTTCCAGCCCTACCTGAACACCACGGCGCCCCCTGCAGCAGACGCCCCCCTCTGCACCTCCACCACCGCTCCCCCTGCTCCCTCTCTGAGCTCTGCACCAGCACTCAACACCACCTTTTCACCTCGTTTCAACACTTCTCCTTTGAGCTTGCCTCCTTCGTTCCTCAGCTAAAGACTTCCTCCCTGGTTACCTCCCCTCCACCTGCCCCACAGCTGAAAACAGCTCCTCCTCTCAGTATAGCTCCCGTGACCCAGATGAACACCATCCATGCCTCCCATCTCAACCTGTCCCCTGCAGCTCTGGCCAGAACTGCACCTACACCCCAATTTTACTCTCCACCTGCACCAAAGCTTAGCACAGCCCTTACAGGTCCAACCTCGGCCTCACAGCAGATCACATCTCCTGCTCCGCTACTGAGAAGCACCCACGCCTCCCTCATGAACCTCACCGCCACCTCCCACGCCTTCAACTACGCCCGGCCTAAAGAGTTCATAGCCGCTCAGGCCTTCTCGCCAGTCAGGAGTCCTTCCCCAACCGAATCGCCAGTCCCTCTGCTCCAAGAGCTGGCCGCTGAGCTCCACTCCTCTGCAGCCAGCTCTCCTACTCTCCCACCATTCTCCCCGCCACCCAGAATCTTCCCAACAAGGGTGCTCACGTCTCCCACCAGCCCTCCTTCCCTCGTGTCCTCTCCCACACCGGTGTCTGCGTCATTCCTGAACAGCATGTTCGCCATTCGAGCCCAGTCGCCTCCTCAGGCTTCCTCTCCCACCTCCAGCAGCTCCACGCCAAGCCCCATTCAAAACCCGGTGGCGTTCCTAAGCTCTGTCCTGCCGTCCCTGACCCCGAGTCAGCCCACCAACTCAATGGGCCTGCCCAAGGGAGCTCCTTTGAGGTACGCCCACTCCGACGGACTACAATGTTCATGAGATTACTGAACTGTCACATGCTCTAATACATTTTCCCCTTCTGTATGTTCAGGCTAAAAAAGAACGTACCAAAGGCACGCCTCCCGTCAACTGAAGACATTCGCGGAAGCAGAGAAATTCTCCTCCAAGACATTGAAAAAAAGCTTCGCTTTAAAGATGATACTGCACAGTTTGCACATCAACAGGTACTAAGTAGTCTCCAGCTCTGCAGCCCTCCTTGATTTCTCCTTTTGTGACTGCTTTAATCGCAGTGATGTAGTGGTGAATAGATATAGTAATGCAAACTACTACTTGcataaacaaaagaaatgttCACAAGATAAAGCTCAGCCCAAAGGTGGGTCTGCTGGATTCTTTAAATATAAAGTGGATTTGAGCCTCCATTGCATCCCTGCTCAGTTAGATATTAGACTACTGTGTGAATATAAATGTCAATAAATGATCCGTGTGTTGACATGTAGGTATGTGATCACAAATCTTTAACTAACCAACTGTTGccatctagttttttttttaaattattattcttttaaGGATGAAGCTTACTGTATGTTAACCAATGACGATGTTCTCACTTGTCTCCAGGTTTTTActaatgtattcattttaaGATGAATACATAAGTAGATATTTTAAAAGGTATTTCAAAATGTGAAATGATAAAGGGACATGAAGTCACTCCCGATTGACTCAGAGGCAATGAGGCAACTCGCTTTGAATCAGCCTAGCATCAGCCATCATTCCATCCCCAGTCATTCATTGCTGTGTGTTCATGTAGCTTAACAACATACACATGCCATTAACAATTAGCTTGTGCATTATTCCAtgagtgtatgtttgtgtgtacagtatgtgtgtcttCGTTGGTGTTCATCATCCATCCCTATCGTCTCATAGAAGCTGAGTAATGAGGGGAAAACAGCGAGCAGACCCCTTGGACCAAACATTCCTGCTACTGTCATTAACTATGATGAGGTACAAGGATCTTCCCGTCCCAAGCACTGCTTTGCTCGAAGCTGTATGGGTCATTAAAATGTTTCAGCCCGAGATTTATGAGAGATACGAAACTTTATTGTCTAAATACCATGGTTAATTCATTTCTCTAATGAAGCAATTTAAGCTTGTGTACTAATATGTAACTTGCATTCATTAAGCTAATGAAATGTAACAACTGTACTGTGGTTTAGTGCTGTATTCTCCAGTTTTCAGTTAActtatttgacattttccccACTGAAGCTTGCAGCCCCTTTCttctgtttgcatttcagatttTCCCAAAAGGCCAACATGACATAGTCCTTCTTTTTCACActtctgaaagaaaaaaagaaaaaaaactgcatactGTCCTTAAATTTCACACGTATTAAGATTCTCCTGCTAGTTTTTGTCTTTCAACTTTGCAGCTCATcttcctctgttctctgttttACCTTCAGCCCTATTTTGTTTGGTTGGATGAGCAAAATGTTTTACCAACCGAGGAATGATACCATCAGACAGATGCCACTGCATGATCCTCATCATCGAGTGGTTTAAAGTCACAATCTGTACCTCTTTGTTTCGAGATTTGAGGCATAGTTTGTTACTTTAACACCACGGTTGCTACATGATAAATAGATGCACGTTGTATTGCATACCTCTCCAAGAGCATTTGTTGCTTACCTGAGTGTGTTAAGTGTCGGTGTAAAAGACAGATGTTATGCGACGTTGACTGTGGCGATTCATTTTATGTGGTggtttttactatttttttctaGGAGTACAAAGTGTCCAATTTTGAGCAGAGACTTATGAGCGAGATCGAATTCCGTTTGGAGCGTACGCCGGTGGAGGAGTCGGACGATGAGGTGCAGCACGATGACGTCCCTACGGGAAGATGTATCGCACCCATATTTGACAAGAAACTCAAGAACTTCAGAGCCATGGAAGGCGTGCCCGTCACTTTCTCATGCAAAGTAGTGGGAATCCCTTTTCCAAAGGTGAGAGGTCAGCAACTGTGCTGCACAAATGACCGCGTGATCTGTCCCTTTCATTCCTCACATTTATCCTCCACGTCTGTGTCTCTCATCAGGTTTACTGGTTCAAGGATGGCAAGCAGGTCCTGAGGAAGAACACCCATTACAGGAAGATAAGAGAGGGGGATGGGACCTGTGCTCTACACATAGAGTCCACGACCAATGACGACGATGGCAACTACACCGTCATGGCAGCTAATCCACAGGTGATCCTTCACACTCCCTGTTCGTGCTGCCAACGCCTTTTCTCCAGCTGCAAAAACCTAATGTTTGATATTTAATGACCATCAGGGACGTATCAGCTGCTCGGGTCATTTGATAGTCCAAACGGGACCTCCCCGAAAGACACCTATTCACTCTCAGAGGTGAGCAGGACTGAGTGTGCAGTGTGATCTGCAGAGGTAAGAAGAATCCCTCTGCAGCATGAGGAACCAGCTAATTATTGATTGTCCTCCCTTTGTGATCATGTGTATCTAACTAAAATAGAAGgcgtctttgtctgtctgtctgtctgtctgtaatgcTACTAATAAATATGTCCCGTAgatccagtggtgtagtctacgtgatacgcaggtatatgccgtatacccactaagaaagctccaggatgtccatatacccacttaaaaatgcccaatgacacgcagcgacatactttccattatatgtttgatatattttgaattgtcatctgcgtttttcttcttcacataggctaaataaaggtatttcccccgtaaattggtgcataaaagagTGATATGGCCCCCCTTCCCCCATatgcagattctggccaatatacagtacagtatacccactacaatacattagactacaccactgcgtAGATCTCAAGAGCTTGTACTCGATGCTGAACTTCACTGGGTCCTCAGCAATACACCCGCCAAGTTTGAAGTCGATCGGATGAACGGTTGTCAAGAAAATTGAAGGACGGACCCACTATGTACACACTGTGCAGTTTATTGAGAGGCAACCACTGATAACTGTTACATCACCGAACAGCATGCTTGGTACAGCTCGCTCTCCATCGCTCGCTACGGTACTTAaaagaacagatgaagaaagagagatcGGAGgtgttacattgtagcaaactcaaacatttcaagCATCAGCGATGTAACTTCCAGAATGAACGCTTCCCAAAAATAGCCTCGTCCCAAATAGATAGCTGTTAGCAAATGACGCGTATACCCTAGCATTGCTAGGAGACGCAACTATGTCATGGCAGGTGTTGCTCAGGACTCAAGGAAGGTGTCGATGTGAAGTTGTTTGGACGTGCGGTTCTCAAGAAAGCCGCGAGCAGCAGCAACACCAAAGGCCAAGCAATCATTCCAAACAGGCTCTGCACTAGACTTTACTAAAAGGCGTACATACACTATGAGAAAGATGTCATGGATTAATGTCAAAGTGTGCATTTGTACCCCATAATATGCCCTGCTCACGTTTTTACAGGGTGCGAGCTCGCATACAGGAAGTTGAAAGTGAGCAAACCGAGGAGCGCTTTTTTCGGCCTCACTTCCTCCAGGCTCCGGGGGACATGCTGGCTCACGAGGGAAGACTGTGTAGACTAGACTGTAAGGTAGGCAGCAGGTCCTGGCATGTGGTACGAACATATTGCATTTTTGCCCTTACCTTACTTTCAACGGTTGTTGTCTTCCAGGTGAGCGGCCTCCCCAACCCAGAGCTGATGTGGTTGGTCAGCGGGAGGCCAATCTATCCAGACCTTTACCACAAGATGTTGGTGCGGGAGAATGGCATCCATTCTCTGGTCATTGATCCTCTGACGCAGAATGACGCCGGCACATACACGTGCATTGCAAGCAACAAAGCAGGGCAGAGCTCCTTTAGTCTAGAGCTGAATGTTGTGGGTAAGGACTGGATACAATCAATGGAAAGGAATTAATTACTtgtgggcgcccagatagctcagttggtagagcgggcgcccatatatagaggtttactccttaacgcagcgggcctgggttagactccgacctgcggccctttgctgcatgtcgttcctccctctctctcccctttcatgtcttctgctgtcttatcaaaataaaagctgaaaatgtccaaaaacataatcttaaaaaaaaggaattaatTACTCGCTTGCAAAACAGTTGAATACTTTAGTGTGATGTCCCATGGCCTGTGTGAAAGTTCCAGTAATCCAAATCATGTCCACTTTAGAGAAAGAGATGAAGCACCCTCCCCAGTTTGTGGAGAAGCTGCAGAACATGGGTATTCCGGAGGGGACTCCAGTCAGGCTGGAGTGTCGGGTGGTGGGTATGCCCCCTCCACTCATCTTCTGGAAGAAAGACAATGACACCATTCCTAAAATTAAGGACAGAATCAGGTCGGTAGGAGTTCTCAGCCTCTCCGTGTAGCTGTTTCACTACCGTGTATTGCAACTTAAAAGTCTCAAATGAATGAATTCTCCGTGATCTGTTCATTTCAGCATGACCCAGGATGCAACAGGATATGTGTGTCTCCTTATCCAGCCAACAACAAAGGACGATGCTGGCTGGTACACGGTGTCAGCAAAAAACGAGGCTGGAATTGTATCCTGCACCTGCAGGCTTGATATCTATGGTGAATATTCTGTGTAGCTGTGTAACTATTAGCTTTGTTAAGAAATGTGGCAcgtttgttttagcttgtcACTCTAAAGTAGTAATACGAGCTATCTGCTGCGCCTTCAGCACAGTGGCATCAGAGCATCCCTGCACCCATGAAAAAGGCTCCGCGCACAGGCAGCCGCTACGCAGCTCTGACGGGCCAGGGCCTCGACATCAAGTCAGCTTTCCCCACGTCGGAGACCAACCCCATCCTGTTCTCCAGCTCCCCTCCTGAGGTCATGCTGGAGAGCGAGGAGCTGTGAAACGGCAGCATGGTGACAGTCCGAGTTCTCCCGGCACACACTAAGACTTCCCTCAGGTCCAAACAGTAGAGGGCTAAAAGGAGGAAGATGATCTGAGCCGATTGCCGAATTGTGTGATGCATTTGAAGTGATAGAATGGCAAAGAGTTATTGTGTTAAAGCTATCAGCACCGATAGTGGGTTTGTCACCATTCCTATTTACTCAAGTCATATGACAGAAAAAACAGATTTGCAAAGTCTTAGCTCATGAGCCATCAttggagttgtagttttttttttttttattattattttacatcaAATTTAGCTACGATAGTGAGAGTGTTGCTGAATGTTGATGAAAACATCTGTTCTTAATTGTTAGTCCTATTCTCAAAGTGGTACAAGTACTGCTTATTCTTATTGCAAATCATATATATACCTGTATCGGTAGTAATAGATTCTtttaaagtttatataaaaagcAGTTTTAAGTTATTGTTTGTTAATAACCAGAGATAGTTTAGAGTATATTAAAGGACATTTGAATGTGCCATTAAGagcagtttatttaaatggccTCAGCCACGTGGGATTTTTTCCCCATTTACCTAGATCATTTCTTGACGTTCATCACTGGTTCATATTTTATTGCACCATGTTTTTTCATGTGCATGCATGCCAACAAGATGCAATATTTCACAACTTAACAAACGCACTGTGTCTGCACACAGTCATAATACTAATATGTTAGTTAGGTGTCTCTCATTCATGGTTAATAGTTGCTTTCAGGTGATTTCATTCCTCTGTTATTGACAAAGATGTATCTCGATTGTATCTGCAGTTCGAGATGTATTACCTGAGGAATGAATCCGATGAGACTAAAAGCTCTTTGTTTTGACCCTTGGCTTTGCTTTAACACCAACAAGTCCAATGTACCCTACAGAGGTTAATAATGAACTTTGATTAAGATCAATTTGAGTTGGTTTGAAAACCTATTGAAGAAAAGCACATACTCAACTGACGTAAAGTTGCACATTGTAAAATAGTTTTGTCCTCAGAATAAAGTTATATTTATTCAAATGAGTGATGTGTTTACTTTGCTGGAACAGGTGGTTGTAATTCTGCATGCTGCTTAGACAGCACCTGAAATCATTCTGCCCTACATGTGTGTCtcatttctttcctctttttcagAATTTTATGCAGAATGTATTAAAATAGGTTAACAGGGAGTTTGCCTTGACATTAATGTGAGTTACAATCTAAATGTCTGCTGTTCTTACTGAGAGCTCGGTTTGACTATATGCTGTAATCAGAGCCATATTAGCTTAAACTGATGTCAAAATCAAAATGAATAAGAACGCTCTGAAGCCAATTAAGCATTGCTAATCAGTCCAATTAGATGGGAAGAGAGTTCAAATAGGCATAAAATTACATTCACCTTACGTGACCTAATTATACTCCGAGCCTCATCCGACCAGCTGCCAGGCCTACTTGTTAACTGGGTGCTGTAGTGTTGCTAAGTAGTAAATATCTCTGGGCTCTGAATGAGTTGGggttttggtttataaaatccaatgtttagcatttttctttctttaatttaTTCCACTCATAGCTCATTGTACTGAATATTGCCGTGATGTTTCACATTCAGATTTTTAAGTGTAATGGGCTGCATTTGTACTTAACTTGATTACTGCAGTATCAACACAATCATAACGGTAATGTTTTATGTTCGTTACAAAGCCAGCAATCAAATTCCCCACATTGGAAACCAAAAGTAGTGGCACACTTTTGATACGTTTCTCTATCCTCGTTAAGTATGATCTTATTCACACTGCTCCTTTAAATTAATCCTGTAACGATAATGGGATTTATCAAGTCAAAGCACACATGCAGAGGGAATCCTTTCTTATACTTTCTCCTGTACGGAAACATACGCTTTGTTTCCTAATCTCCATTTCTCCATAAGGAGAGCTGGATTTATGAGGATACATGTTTCTGTCAGAGCAGACGGGTCACCCCTCAGTTGTGACATATGGCTTTTGACAGAGAGCATGGCTCGGTCATCGGTGCTCAGACGAGCCAATCGTGAGGGgttgtggaaaaaaagaagaaaaaaaacaagggtgGAAGACACGGAAGGGCCGGGCCACGTCTGAGACAAGGCCCTCAGACAAGACAAGCAGCAGCTGGCAAACTACATCAATCTGTAATCAATGAACCAACTGGTAGATGGGATTATATGCCTAATTGCACAGCTAACCAGTCCATCCCAAAATGACCAGACAGCATCAGCTTGTGTCCATGACCCAATACCAGAGACGGGCATTATTCTAGGCCTCCGACAGTGATTAATCATTCATAACCTGCCTCTACACCCAAGCTTTGAGTGTGTCAGTGCACAGTGACAGGAGCTGACAAAGGACGACACCAGGAAACGAAGAGgcattcagatcctttacttaagtaaaagtaccaataccatTGTGTAAAACTACTACATTATAAGTCCTGCATTCACATTTTACTTAAGTTACAAGTACTGAAGTAATGTTATTACTCAAAATGCAtgta contains:
- the mypn gene encoding LOW QUALITY PROTEIN: myopalladin (The sequence of the model RefSeq protein was modified relative to this genomic sequence to represent the inferred CDS: deleted 2 bases in 1 codon), which produces MQENNIDQPPSLSQLLRESYLAEARAQQRHSEMSRSDASSSRLQIYRSLKGKAEDSVGHSDPQFPDLSAFLSQEELDKSVNLARQAIGHEPREERAEVKASVKPSTPSHISSVSSSEPPSVPFANPSPALFAAPSTVPFSQPAPELQELPATHATLTSDGKMHKASARQEHMIRDTRDSGEGFNDFDRSARNAPYGPETQSKKEFLNKAADFIEELSALFKANSSKRVRPRGCKSHRTRNQNKSQNDGTAYPVGPDNRERSAMPVEVEKERPSPAVSHQPQAQLDSGIGHVGFQDSRITEQRYDCVSQEVEEEEEAESCALTDTPYPAEPACEPPCFIQKLKSREVPEGSKVQLDCIVRGLPVPEVRWFCEGKELENSPDIQIITNGELHSLIIAEAFEEDTGRYSCFASNFYGTDSTSAEIYVEGASSSDSEGEQHIEHVAQLQRKLLPPTSSQTLSAEEEDSPSSLPAAATEEPADQLSSAPTNQISPEPLLPVRTSATILPVPEPSQTTVASAAPPAQEEATVSPVQVFPTLSPGDTELSEAQEVSTSVTSTPLLVQTAAAIAPSLPLNSVVSSVLPVLSAPTQTPQPESQTSNHNYPNYPQGLNGQPIMAAPVFTKSLQDLLASEGQLVVLECRVKGVPSPRVDWFREGKIIEDSPDFRILQKKEIYTLVIAEVFPEDSGMFTCTASNKYGTVSSAATLRVKGNGSNNNHVRPFSSLTVEPNRIQEPSSAPTVNPQPGVTVTNSIKPHSSTIRLEPLVSSTLRLDPLNTSTLRLDPHGSSMLRPDPLRTSLPSLEPSSLSSSGSCLNSRSTSSPNLDPLYLHQNPPGSGGARPEPVSGGQVLSYLKPFTSQCVVVTSAEQEVSTPSVTSPDTSPKVKGTPNHQNGSLIVVPLPDPPPNSCLKTGAQTKHKVPRTGSRVGLRVHFKLPEDEEDVQSDASSQFDEDTSMSVNKEPPPVLAKPKLDPAQLQLLHNQVLMEQQQDPEPQTHTHTHTDTQPQPQPQPQFQIQIQPKVQSSNEGPLWSPRMQREPHPPPFQPYLNTTAPPAADAPLCTSTTAPPAPSLSSAPALNTTFSPRFNTSPLSLPPVPQLKTSSLVTSPPPAPQLKTAPPLSIAPVTQMNTIHASHLNLSPAALARTAPTPQFYSPPAPKLSTALTGPTSASQQITSPAPLLRSTHASLMNLTATSHAFNYARPKEFIAAQAFSPVRSPSPTESPVPLLQELAAELHSSAASSPTLPPFSPPPRIFPTRVLTSPTSPPSLVSSPTPVSASFLNSMFAIRAQSPPQASSPTSSSSTPSPIQNPVAFLSSVLPSLTPSQPTNSMGLPKGAPLRLKKNVPKARLPSTEDIRGSREILLQDIEKKLRFKDDTAQFAHQQKLSNEGKTASRPLGPNIPATVINYDEEYKVSNFEQRLMSEIEFRLERTPVEESDDEVQHDDVPTGRCIAPIFDKKLKNFRAMEGVPVTFSCKVVGIPFPKVYWFKDGKQVLRKNTHYRKIREGDGTCALHIESTTNDDDGNYTVMAANPQGRISCSGHLIVQTGPPRKTPIHSQRVRARIQEVESEQTEERFFRPHFLQAPGDMLAHEGRLCRLDCKVSGLPNPELMWLVSGRPIYPDLYHKMLVRENGIHSLVIDPLTQNDAGTYTCIASNKAGQSSFSLELNVVEKEMKHPPQFVEKLQNMGIPEGTPVRLECRVVGMPPPLIFWKKDNDTIPKIKDRISMTQDATGYVCLLIQPTTKDDAGWYTVSAKNEAGIVSCTCRLDIYAQWHQSIPAPMKKAPRTGSRYAALTGQGLDIKSAFPTSETNPILFSSSPPEVMLESEEL